Genomic DNA from Acuticoccus sp. MNP-M23:
TTGCACGCAATATGGTTGTCCGTCCAGGGGAATCGAGGTCGATTATGGCCACCAGGTCCAATCCAGTTTCCGAAGCTGTCAGGCAATATCGCTATGCCTTCGGCGCCATATTTTCATTTAGCCTCCTCATAAATTTGCTGATGCTTACCGGCCCGCTGTTCATGTTGCAGATTTACGACCGCGTGCTGGTCAGTCGGCATGTAGAGACATTGGCCGCGTTATTCCTGCTGGTGATCGGACTATATGCGGCCATGGCTCTCCTTGAGGTTGTGAGGGCGCGCATCCTCTCCCGGCTGGCGGCGCGGCTGGACAATGTGGCCGGCCGGCCCGCGTTCCTGCGCACCGTTCTTTGTTCCGGCATGCCGGCAGATGCAGGCCGCGACGCGGTGCGCGACCTCGACAGGGTGCGCCAGTTTGTCTCGTCCAGCGCGATGGCCGGGCTGTTCGACATGCCGTGGCTGCCGATCTATCTCGCAATCGTCTACCTGATCCACCCTGCGCTTGGCCTCCTGGCCACCGCTGGTGCGGTTGTCCTCCTGGTGATCGCGCTGGTCACGGATCTTGTGACCCGCCCGCTGGTGCGGCAGGCCGGCTCGCTCTCGGGCGAGCGCGCGGCGATGGTGGAGTCCGGCCGCCGTGGTGCAGAGGCGCTGACGGGCATGGGCATGGAAGACGCCATCGGCCGTGTGTGGGACCGGCTCAACGCACGCTTCGTGGATGCCACAGCGCGCGCGGGCGATGCGGTCGGCCTGTCGGCAGTGCTGTCGAAGACGTTTCGCCTGTTCCTCCAGTCCGCCATGCTGGCGCTGGGCGCGTATCTGGCCATCGGCGGTGCGATTTCCGCCGGTGCAATGATTGCAGCGTCCATCATCATGGCGCGGGGGCTTCAGCCCGTGGAGATGGCGGTGCAGAACTGGCGCCACATGCTGGGCGCGCACGACGCTTATTCGCGGCTGAAGCTGGCGACCAGCAGCGCGCCCCTTGCGGCTGCGGTGGCGCTTCCGGCCCCGCGTGCGGCGCTGCAGGTGGACAATCTCAGCGTCTCGCCGGGCGAAGGGGCTGCCGCGACGCTGACCGGCGTGAGCCTTGCGGTGGAGTGCGGCACGGCGCTGGGCGTGATCGGCCACTCGGGCTCCGGCAAGTCCACGCTGGCGCGGGCGCTCGTCGGCGTATGGCCGGCGCAGGAAGGCACCGTGATGCTGGACGGGGCGCCCCTCCCCCAGTGGATCGCACGGGGCGAACATGTGGGCTACCTCCCGCAGGACGTGGAGTTGATGGACGGGACGGTGGCGGAAAACATCGCCCGGTTTCAGGACGCTGCACCCGACGATGCGGTGGTTGCCGCAGCAATGGCGGCGGGCTGTCACGCGCTCATCCTGTCCCTGCCGGACGGGTATGGCACACGCCTCGGGGGTGGTGGGCGCACCCTGTCGGCCGGTCAGCGCCAGCGGATTGCGCTGGCGCGGGCGCTTTACGGCGATCCGTTCCTCCTGGTGCTCGACGAGCCCAATTCCAACCTCGACGGTCACGGCGATACGGCGCTCAATCGCGCCATTCTGGGCGCAAAGGCGCGCGGGGCGGCGGTTGTGGTTGTGGCGCACCGGCCGTCGGCGCTTTCGGCCATGGACCGGCTGGCGCTGATCGAGAACGGGGCGCTGACCGAATGCGGGCCGCGCGATGTGGTGCTGAAGGCGCTGATGCGGCGGGACAAGACCGCCGCCGCGCCGCGTGCGGAGGCCGCAGATGCCACCGGCAGCGGGGCCGGCGCGTGATGAATGCGGCACGCACGATAACCAGTCTGCGGCGTACCATCTGGTTCGGTGTGCTGGTTTCGGTGCTCCTCGCCTTCGGTGCGGGGGGATGGGCGATGACGGCGCGTCTCGCCTCGGCCGTCATCGCGCCCGGCACGTTGGTGCTGGCCGATGGCGCCGCCATGGTGCGCGCGTCTGTGGGGGGCGCGGTGGCGTCCGTTGCCGTGCGCGACGGCGACAGTGTTGCGGCGGGCGACGTGCTCGTCGAGTTGGCCGAGGCGGGCCGGGCGCGCACCGGCGCGGCGCTCAACCGTGCCATTGCGGAGCGCCAGGCGAAACTGGCGGCCCTCGTTGCCATGCGGGACGGGGCGGAAACGCTTGTCACCCCGCGCGGCTTCACCGGGGCGCCCGCCGAGGCAGCGGCTTTTGCAGAGGCGCGGCGCGCGCTGGCTGCCGGGATCGAGGCCCGCGCCGCACTCAAGGCCGCGGAACAGACCCGGCGGGACGCGCGCGCGGCGCAGATTGCGGCACTCAAGGCGCAAGCAGAGGTCGAGCGGAGCACGGCGCTGGCCGCGGAGATCGCCGAAGCGCAGGCCGCCGATGCGGATGCCGCTCTCGCCTTCTTGCAAAGCAGCCAGGCCCGGCGCGCGGCGCAGGACGAGGCGATCGCGGCGCTCAGGACCCGGCTTGGCGAACTTCTGGCGCAGCGCGACGCGGAGGCCCGGACAATGGCGGCGCTCGTGCTGCGCGCGCCGGTGGCGGGCACCGTGTTCGAGCTTGCGGCCACCGGACCGGGCGGGCTGGTGCGCGCGGGCGAACGGGTGGCAACCATCGTGCCGGACGGCGCGCCGCTCATAGTCGAGGCGCGGATCGACCCCCTGTCGGTGGACGAGGTGCATGTGGGGCAGGCAGCCTCAGTGTCGCTCGATGCGTTCAACACCCGCACCGTTCAACCGCGGGAGGGCACGGTGATCTTCGTGGGCGCACAGACGAGCCGCGCCGATGGCAACGGTCCGCCCTTCTACACGGTGCGGATCGCGTTGCCGCCGGAAGCCGGCGATGCCGGTACGCTCCGGCCCGGCATGCCGGTGACGGCGTTCATCACCACCGGCACGCAGACGGCGGCGGCCTATCTCCTGCGGCCGCTGACAGACCAGATCGCACGCGCCTGGCGGGAAGGCTGAGCGCCTACTCCGCGGCGGCCTCCTTGCGGTCGTTCTCGCCCACATCGTCGAAATTGGTGTAGGGTTCCGGCGTCACCTCGCGCCACTTGGCGTGGCCCTCGGCCAGACCTTCGATGCGTTGGTATTCCAGGCGGTCCCGGTCGCGCTTGCGCACCAGCACCTCGGCCTCCTTCGCCGCGTCGGCCTCGGCGCCAAGCGCCACCAGCGCATCGCGCCCGAAGCGGAGCGCGGAATCGAAGGTCTCGCGGCGCTGGTAGTCCACCTTGTGGTCGAACAGTGTGAGCGCGTGCCGCCTGTCGTAGGCGCGGGCGAACACAAGAGCTTGCGTGAAATGCGCCTTCACGAGGTCCACAACGGTGGTGGCGCAGGCCGCCGGCGCAACGCACACCATGATGATCCGGGCGTGCTCGGCCCCGGCGGCGCGCAGCACGTCGAGCCGGCGGCCATCGCCATAATAGACGCGGTTGCCGAAGCGCTGAGCCTCGGTGACGCGCTCGGCGTCGTTGTCCAGAAGGGTCGGCGTGTGGCCGCCGGCCAGCAGCATCTGCGAGACCAGCTGCCCGAACCGGCCGAAGCCGATCACCAGGATCTCGCCGTCCGCGCCATCGAAGTCCTCCGCCGGTTCGGCCTTGATGTTGGGGCGGATCAGGATTGGCGTCAGGAATTTAAGGAGGAGCGGGGTCGTCACCATCGACAAGATGACGGTGGCGATAAGGAGGCTGGAATCCTCCGTGGTCATCACCCCCTGGGATGCCGCGGCACTGAACAGCACGAAGCCGAATTCGCCGCCTTGCGACAGGAGCAGCCCGGTCTTGGTGGCGGTCATGTGGTTTTCGCCGAAACCGCGCGCGAGGCCGTACACGATGAGCCCCTTCAGAACCACCAGCGTGATGACACCGCCGGCCACCAGAAGCAGGTTGTCAGCCACCAGCGGCAGCTCGATGGTCATTCCCACGGACAGGAAGAAGAGACCGAGAAGCAGGCCGCGGAACGGCTCGATATCGGCTTCAAGCTCGCGCCTGTAATTGCTTTCCGCCAGGAGCACGCCGGCCAGGAAGGCGCCCATCGCCATGGACAGGCCGACCGATACGAGCGCGGTTCCGGCAGACAGGACGACCAGCAGCGCGGCGGCCGTCATGATCTCGCGGCCGCCGAAGCGGGCGAGAATCCGGAACACCGGCGACAGCAGGTAGTGGCCGACGAGGATCACCCCCCCCACTGCGAGGACGGCCTTGCCGACCGAGACGAGCATTGCGGCGCCGTCCAGCGGCTCGTCCCCGCCGCCGGGCGCGAGGAAAGTCACGATCAGGAGCAGCGGGACGATGGCGATGTCCTGCATCAGAAGGACGGCAAAGGTCTTCTGCCCGTATTGCAGGCCCATGGCGCCGCGCTCTTCGATGATCTGGATCACCAGCGCGGTGGAGGACAGCGCAAGGCCGAGGCCGGCGACCAGTGCGACCTCCCACGGCCGGCCGGCAACCAGCAGCGGATAGATCATCAATAAGCCTGAGCAGACGATGATCTGCAGAAGGCCAAGGCCGAATATGTCCCGCCGCATGGACCACAGGCGGTTCGGGTTCAGCTCCAGCCCGATCAGGAAGAGGAGGAACACCACCCCCAGCTCGGCAAATTCGAGGATCGCTTCGGGCCGTTTGGTGATGTCCAGCATGGACGGGCCGAGGAGCACGCCGGCCGCCAGATAGCCCAGCACCGCGCCGAGCCCGAACCGCTTGAACAGCGGCACGAAAACAACCGCCGTCGCGAGAAACGCGATGACGATCATGAGCTCGGAAGCGTGGTTCTCGTCCATGCGTGTCTCCAGAAGCGGGCCGGGTCAGGGTCTGCCCCGGCGGGGGCCGTGCGTGTCGGCTGAAACGGGTTCAGTCGAGTTCTTCGTCGAGGTCGAGCGTGTCGCGCTCGCCAATGTCGTGAAGGTGCCGTTCGAGCCAGTGTTCAGCAGCCCGGCGTCCCATTTTATAGAGATGCTCGAGGAATTCCCACTCCGCATTCATCTTCGAGGATGCCGATAGCGGACGCAGCTCTTCGGCAGCAATCCGGTGCAGGCGAACGCGCATATATTGTTCCGGATGCAGCTTGCCTTCCTCGATCAGCCGGGTGACGAACCGGACGGCGCGCAGCTCCTTGAGCAGCGATGCGTTGAAGGTGATCTCGTTGACGCGGTTGACGATTTCGCGCGCTGTGAAGGGAATTTCGGTTCGCTCCACCGGGTTGATCTGGACGATGACGGTGTCCGCCGTGTCCGTTTCGTAAAACAGCGGATAGAGCGGCGGGTTGCCCATGAAGCCGCCGTCCCAGTACGCCTCGCCGTCGATGACCACCGGGGCGAACATCTGCGGAATGCAGGCCGAGGCCAGCAACGCATCCGGCGTCAGCTCGCTGTGCGGGAAGATGCGCACGCGGCCGTTGCGCACGTTGGTGGCTGCCACGAAGAGCTTGAGGTCGATGCACTGCTTGAGCAGCGAGAAATCCACGTGCTTGTCGACAATGGGCGACAGCGGGTTGATGCCGAGCGGGTTGGCAATGGCCGGGGACACCAGCCGGGACGCAATGTCCATGGCGATATAGGCGGGCGACGCGTCGAGGCTCCAGTTGCCCATCAGCATGTCCATCGCGCTGCGCCGCAGCGGGCTGAACCTTGCCGCCTCGCTGGTGTCGAACCAGAAGGCTCGCAGTGCGGCAATCGCGGCCGGCTTGCCGCCCTTCATGTAGCCGGACATCATGACGGCGGCGTTCATGGCGCCGGCCGAGGTGCCGGTGACGCCGTCGATGGCGACCTCATCGCTTTCCAGAAGAACCGTGAGGACGCCCCATGTGAACGCTCCGTGGGCACCGCCCCCCTGGAGTGCGACATTGATCTTCTTCGGCGCCATATCGATCACTCTCTTCAGGGGGTGGGGGTGAGGTTCACCAGCACGGGTGAATGGTCCGAGGCTGTGGGCGGAAGTATCGCAGCGGCAACGCCAAGGCCGGGCGTGACCAGAATGTTGTCGATCGGGAGGCCGGCAAGGCGCGTCAGCCAGCCCGGCAGCATGGTCGGCCAGGTGGTGCCAATGCCGCCCACCGGCTCGGTCCCGGCAGCGCGGGCATAGGCGCGCAGGTTGGCGCTCCACGGTGCCGCGTTGAAATCCCCGGCAATGACGGTGGGTGCGCGCAAGCCGTTGAGGGTGGGGGCGACAATCTCGACCTGGCGTTGCTGCGCGTGCGGCCACGGCCAGGACAGGTGCTGCGACACCACATTCAGCGTTCCGTCGCCGAACGGCACCGCGCGTGCCATGAAATTTTCCTGCGGGATGCAGACATCGGGCGCCGCGGCGAAGGGAAGGCGGGAGAGGATCGCCACGTCGCCGACGCGGCGGGGCGTTTCGCAGCGCGTGCGGTGGGGGTAGTTGAGCGCCGCCAGCGTCTCCCAGTGCGCCGGCGTCACCTCCTGCAAGGTCACAATATCGGCGTTGCTGTCCGATATGGTGCGCATTGCTGCCGTAAGGTCCGCATTGAACAAGAGGTTCATCTGCAGGAGCGTGACCCCGGGCGTCCCCGTGCCGGCACTGGCCTTTGCAGTCGGATTATTGCCGAGGGGCAGCACGTATGGCGCCACGGAGATGAAGGCCGCGAGCGCTGCGACCAACCCGGCGGCGGCGATGCGGCGGGCCCCTGCCAGTGCCGCAAGCGCGGCAAGGCCGAGTGCCACGAGCAGCACGTGCAGCCGGAAATGGCCGATACTGTCGAACGCAGGGTGGATGCGGCCCAGAAAGCCCGCCGCAAGCACGGCGAGCACCAGAACCATCAAAGCTGTCAGAAACGAACGCATGGCGATTTATGCAGCCGTCCAGCCACCGTCCATCGGCAGGATCGCGCCGGTGATCGACTTTGCCGCGTCCTGGCACAGGAACATGGCGAGGGCCGCCACCTGCTCCACGGTCACGAATTCGCGCGTGGGCTGGGCTGCGAGAAGAACGTCGCGCTTGACCTCCTCTTCGGTGATGCCGCGGGCCTTTGCCGTGTCCGGGATCTGCTTTTCCGCGAGCGGGGTCCACACATAGCCGGGGCAGATGGCGTTGGCGGTGATGCCGTGCTCGGCCACTTCCAGCGCCACCACCTTGGTGAGGCCGGCAATGCCATGCTTGGCGGCGACGTAGGCCGACTTGGCCGGCGATGCGACCAGCGCATGGGCCGACGCGGTGTTGATGATCCGGCCCCAGCCCCTCGCCTTCATCAGCGGCACGGCGTGCTTGGTGGTGTGGAAGGCGGACGAGAGGTTAATCGCGATGATCGCATTCCACTTCTCGTCCGGGAAATCCTCGATCGGGGCGACGTGCTGGATGCCGGCGTTGTTGATGAGAATGTCGACGCTGCCGAGCTTGTCGTTGGCCTCGGCGATCATGGCGGCAATCTCGGCGGGTTTGGTCATGTCGGCGCCGGAGTAGACCGCCTTGACGCCCTTGGCCTCCAGCTTCGCGCGCTCCGCCTCGATGGCATCGGCATCGCCAAAGCCGTTGATCATCACGTTGACGCCGGCGTCGGCCAGCGCGGTGGCGTAGCCAAGGCCGATCCCGGATGTCGACCCGGTGATGACCGCGCTCTTTCCCTTCAGCATCTCGATACTCCAGATTGTCACTTTGAGGCGGCGTCAGGCGCACGCCATGTTGCGGCGCAACAAATAGCACGTCATCGCGGCGATGGCAGGCCCGGATTTGGACGGCCGCGTCAATAGTGCGGGCGCCCTTCGCCGTTTTGCGTCCTATATTGCGGGCGAACGAGGGGACGACGATGGACGCAGAGCGCAACAGTTTCACCGGCCGGGCCAGTCGCTACGCGCGGGTCAGCGGCAACATGACGGGCGTTGCGGCAAAGATGCTGGGCGCGCGCCTGATGGGCGGCACGCAGGACCACGACAAGAACGCCATGGAAATCACCAAGGCGCTGGGCAACCTGAAGGGGCCGCTGATGAAGGTGGCGCAGCTTCTGTCCACCATCCCCGACGCGCTGCCCCCCGAATACGCCGCCGAGCTTGCCTCTCTGCAATCCGATGCGCCGCCGATGGGCTACCCCTTCGTCAAGCGCCGGATGGCGGCCGAGCTTGGCCCCAACTGGCTCCAGCGGTTTTCAGCGTTCGAGAAGGCGCCGGCGGCTGCCGCCTCGCTCGGACAGGTCCACCGCGCGCGGACGCCGGACGGGCAGGACGTCGCCTGCAAGCTCCAGTATCCCAACATGGATTCGGCGATCGAGGCGGACCTCAAGCAGCTCGGCTTCGTGTTCCAGCTGCACAAGCGGATGAAGTCCGGCATCGACACCTCGCAGATCAACGCCGAGATCGCCGACCGCCTGCGCGAGGAGCTGGACTACGAGCACGAGGCGAAGGCGGCGAAGCTCTACGCCATCACCTTCGCCAACGACCCGACGGTGCGCGTGCCGACCGTGGTGGACGACCTGTCCACCCGCCGCCTCCTGACCATGGGCTGGCTGAACGGCAAGCGCCTGCTCGACTACAAGACGGCGCCGCTGGAAGTGCGCAACCGCATCGCCGCGGCCCTCTTCCGCGCCTACTGGCACCCGTTCGCCGACATTGCGGTGATCCACGGCGACCCGCACCTCGGCAATTACACCGTGTTCGAGGAAGACGGAGAGCCCGCCGGCATCAACCTTCTCGACTATGGCTGCATCCGCATCTTTCCGCCGTCGTTCGCCGGCGGCGTGATCGATCTTTACGAGGGCCTTCTCCACGGCGACGACGAGCGCGTGGTCCACGCCTACGAGGTGTGGGGCTTCAAGGGCCTGTCGCGCGAGCTGATCGACGTTCTCAACGTCTGGGCGCGCTTCATCTACGGGCCGCTTCTGGAGGACCGGGTTCGCTCGCTGGCCGACGGCACCAAGCCCGGCGAATACGGTCGGCGCGAGGCCTTCTCCGTGCACAAGATGCTGAAAGAGAAGGGGCCGGTGACGGTGCCGCGCGAGTTCGTGTTCATGGACCGCGCCGCCATCGGCCTCGGTGCGGTCCTCCTCCATCTGGGCGCGGAGCTGAACTTCTACGAGCTGTTCCAGACCGAGCTTGCGGCCTCCCCGCGCGAGGGCCAGGCGGACCGGCAGGCGGCAGCGCTCGCCGCCTCCGGCCTCGCCCCAACGGTTTAGGCCGTCACGCGCGCTGCAATCTCGCGGATGTGGCGGATATCGGTGCCGCAACATCCGCCGACCACCTTGAGGTGCGGCAGTTTTTCGCCCAGCGCACGGTAGGCGGCGCCCAGCGCCACTGGGTCGCCGAAGTCGAGCGCCGTCGCGGCATCGAGCTCCGCATGCGAACAGGTTGAGGCGTTGGCACGAATGCCGCGCACCCGCGCCGCGACCTCGGGGCCGAGCACATGCTCGAAGTGCGCCGGGTGGGCGCAGTTGATCATGAAATACGCGGCGCCAGCGTCCGTCTCCCGGTCGGTGCGGGCGATTGCCTCTGCCAGCGCCTCGCCGCTCGGCAGCA
This window encodes:
- a CDS encoding type I secretion system permease/ATPase — its product is MATRSNPVSEAVRQYRYAFGAIFSFSLLINLLMLTGPLFMLQIYDRVLVSRHVETLAALFLLVIGLYAAMALLEVVRARILSRLAARLDNVAGRPAFLRTVLCSGMPADAGRDAVRDLDRVRQFVSSSAMAGLFDMPWLPIYLAIVYLIHPALGLLATAGAVVLLVIALVTDLVTRPLVRQAGSLSGERAAMVESGRRGAEALTGMGMEDAIGRVWDRLNARFVDATARAGDAVGLSAVLSKTFRLFLQSAMLALGAYLAIGGAISAGAMIAASIIMARGLQPVEMAVQNWRHMLGAHDAYSRLKLATSSAPLAAAVALPAPRAALQVDNLSVSPGEGAAATLTGVSLAVECGTALGVIGHSGSGKSTLARALVGVWPAQEGTVMLDGAPLPQWIARGEHVGYLPQDVELMDGTVAENIARFQDAAPDDAVVAAAMAAGCHALILSLPDGYGTRLGGGGRTLSAGQRQRIALARALYGDPFLLVLDEPNSNLDGHGDTALNRAILGAKARGAAVVVVAHRPSALSAMDRLALIENGALTECGPRDVVLKALMRRDKTAAAPRAEAADATGSGAGA
- a CDS encoding HlyD family efflux transporter periplasmic adaptor subunit, which codes for MNAARTITSLRRTIWFGVLVSVLLAFGAGGWAMTARLASAVIAPGTLVLADGAAMVRASVGGAVASVAVRDGDSVAAGDVLVELAEAGRARTGAALNRAIAERQAKLAALVAMRDGAETLVTPRGFTGAPAEAAAFAEARRALAAGIEARAALKAAEQTRRDARAAQIAALKAQAEVERSTALAAEIAEAQAADADAALAFLQSSQARRAAQDEAIAALRTRLGELLAQRDAEARTMAALVLRAPVAGTVFELAATGPGGLVRAGERVATIVPDGAPLIVEARIDPLSVDEVHVGQAASVSLDAFNTRTVQPREGTVIFVGAQTSRADGNGPPFYTVRIALPPEAGDAGTLRPGMPVTAFITTGTQTAAAYLLRPLTDQIARAWREG
- a CDS encoding monovalent cation:proton antiporter-2 (CPA2) family protein, with amino-acid sequence MDENHASELMIVIAFLATAVVFVPLFKRFGLGAVLGYLAAGVLLGPSMLDITKRPEAILEFAELGVVFLLFLIGLELNPNRLWSMRRDIFGLGLLQIIVCSGLLMIYPLLVAGRPWEVALVAGLGLALSSTALVIQIIEERGAMGLQYGQKTFAVLLMQDIAIVPLLLIVTFLAPGGGDEPLDGAAMLVSVGKAVLAVGGVILVGHYLLSPVFRILARFGGREIMTAAALLVVLSAGTALVSVGLSMAMGAFLAGVLLAESNYRRELEADIEPFRGLLLGLFFLSVGMTIELPLVADNLLLVAGGVITLVVLKGLIVYGLARGFGENHMTATKTGLLLSQGGEFGFVLFSAAASQGVMTTEDSSLLIATVILSMVTTPLLLKFLTPILIRPNIKAEPAEDFDGADGEILVIGFGRFGQLVSQMLLAGGHTPTLLDNDAERVTEAQRFGNRVYYGDGRRLDVLRAAGAEHARIIMVCVAPAACATTVVDLVKAHFTQALVFARAYDRRHALTLFDHKVDYQRRETFDSALRFGRDALVALGAEADAAKEAEVLVRKRDRDRLEYQRIEGLAEGHAKWREVTPEPYTNFDDVGENDRKEAAAE
- a CDS encoding AarF/ABC1/UbiB kinase family protein, yielding MDAERNSFTGRASRYARVSGNMTGVAAKMLGARLMGGTQDHDKNAMEITKALGNLKGPLMKVAQLLSTIPDALPPEYAAELASLQSDAPPMGYPFVKRRMAAELGPNWLQRFSAFEKAPAAAASLGQVHRARTPDGQDVACKLQYPNMDSAIEADLKQLGFVFQLHKRMKSGIDTSQINAEIADRLREELDYEHEAKAAKLYAITFANDPTVRVPTVVDDLSTRRLLTMGWLNGKRLLDYKTAPLEVRNRIAAALFRAYWHPFADIAVIHGDPHLGNYTVFEEDGEPAGINLLDYGCIRIFPPSFAGGVIDLYEGLLHGDDERVVHAYEVWGFKGLSRELIDVLNVWARFIYGPLLEDRVRSLADGTKPGEYGRREAFSVHKMLKEKGPVTVPREFVFMDRAAIGLGAVLLHLGAELNFYELFQTELAASPREGQADRQAAALAASGLAPTV
- a CDS encoding endonuclease/exonuclease/phosphatase family protein — its product is MRSFLTALMVLVLAVLAAGFLGRIHPAFDSIGHFRLHVLLVALGLAALAALAGARRIAAAGLVAALAAFISVAPYVLPLGNNPTAKASAGTGTPGVTLLQMNLLFNADLTAAMRTISDSNADIVTLQEVTPAHWETLAALNYPHRTRCETPRRVGDVAILSRLPFAAAPDVCIPQENFMARAVPFGDGTLNVVSQHLSWPWPHAQQRQVEIVAPTLNGLRAPTVIAGDFNAAPWSANLRAYARAAGTEPVGGIGTTWPTMLPGWLTRLAGLPIDNILVTPGLGVAAAILPPTASDHSPVLVNLTPTP
- a CDS encoding patatin-like phospholipase family protein, encoding MAPKKINVALQGGGAHGAFTWGVLTVLLESDEVAIDGVTGTSAGAMNAAVMMSGYMKGGKPAAIAALRAFWFDTSEAARFSPLRRSAMDMLMGNWSLDASPAYIAMDIASRLVSPAIANPLGINPLSPIVDKHVDFSLLKQCIDLKLFVAATNVRNGRVRIFPHSELTPDALLASACIPQMFAPVVIDGEAYWDGGFMGNPPLYPLFYETDTADTVIVQINPVERTEIPFTAREIVNRVNEITFNASLLKELRAVRFVTRLIEEGKLHPEQYMRVRLHRIAAEELRPLSASSKMNAEWEFLEHLYKMGRRAAEHWLERHLHDIGERDTLDLDEELD
- a CDS encoding 3-hydroxybutyrate dehydrogenase; this encodes MLKGKSAVITGSTSGIGLGYATALADAGVNVMINGFGDADAIEAERAKLEAKGVKAVYSGADMTKPAEIAAMIAEANDKLGSVDILINNAGIQHVAPIEDFPDEKWNAIIAINLSSAFHTTKHAVPLMKARGWGRIINTASAHALVASPAKSAYVAAKHGIAGLTKVVALEVAEHGITANAICPGYVWTPLAEKQIPDTAKARGITEEEVKRDVLLAAQPTREFVTVEQVAALAMFLCQDAAKSITGAILPMDGGWTAA